The following proteins are encoded in a genomic region of Gammaproteobacteria bacterium:
- the htpX gene encoding protease HtpX yields the protein MKRIALFLLTNIAVMVVLSIVLSVIFSVFGLDRSSITGLLVLAAVFGFGGSIISLLMSKWMAKRTTGAQVITQPKNETEHWLLDTVATQAKLANITMPEVAIYPSEDMNAFATGASRNKALVAVSSGLLNQMSRDEVEAVLAHEISHVANGDMITLALIQGVVNTFVIFAARLIAGAIDSATKDEDGEGGLGTIAYFGVVIALEMVFGVLASVVVAYFSRQREFKADEGAAKLTSKHKMRAALERLNRGNESQMESSMMALGINGKQGFSQWLMSHPPLEQRIKALS from the coding sequence ATGAAACGTATTGCCCTATTTTTACTCACCAATATCGCTGTGATGGTCGTATTAAGCATCGTACTAAGTGTTATATTTAGTGTCTTTGGCCTTGACCGTTCAAGCATAACTGGCCTATTAGTCTTAGCCGCAGTCTTTGGCTTTGGTGGTTCGATTATATCGCTGTTAATGTCTAAATGGATGGCTAAACGTACTACCGGTGCCCAAGTCATCACACAGCCTAAAAACGAAACAGAGCACTGGTTATTAGACACTGTTGCCACTCAAGCTAAATTGGCTAATATTACGATGCCTGAAGTCGCAATATACCCAAGTGAGGACATGAATGCTTTTGCTACCGGTGCAAGTCGCAATAAAGCCTTGGTTGCTGTTAGTAGCGGTTTATTAAATCAAATGAGCCGCGACGAGGTTGAAGCCGTTTTAGCCCATGAAATAAGCCATGTTGCCAACGGTGACATGATTACTTTAGCCTTGATCCAAGGGGTCGTAAATACCTTTGTAATTTTCGCTGCTCGCCTAATTGCAGGTGCAATCGACAGTGCAACTAAAGACGAAGACGGTGAAGGCGGGTTAGGCACCATCGCTTATTTTGGCGTGGTTATCGCTTTAGAAATGGTATTTGGGGTGTTGGCCAGTGTCGTGGTTGCTTACTTCTCGCGTCAGCGTGAATTTAAAGCCGACGAAGGCGCTGCTAAGCTAACGTCAAAGCATAAAATGCGCGCGGCGTTAGAGCGTTTAAACCGTGGTAATGAGAGCCAGATGGAATCAAGCATGATGGCGCTTGGCATCAATGGCAAGCAAGGTTTCTCGCAATGGTTGATGAGTCACCCGCCTCTTGAACAACGGATTAAAGCATTAAGTTAA
- a CDS encoding sigma 54-interacting transcriptional regulator, with protein sequence MRLEVICENRLGIAREILTLLASFDLNLRAIDADQTGRIYVHFPKLEFSEFQSLMLNIRKIEGVNDVRRVPHLPSEQEHYGLLTLLKTIPDPIFSIDAKGQITRANEAGISLLQCQDQVLTASSLQQWISGFSFSKWLASDDVTPQVCKVTVATIEYLAEIMPVYFSDGEEEADILTGAVVILKSSVRIGKQYNALNQRSNPLNGSDSFRPVIAQSPSMKTLIKQAGIFATCQAPILIQGQTGSGKQLLARACHAASSRHNKPFVVLNCANLSPLTAELELFGQSAPNQSFTQDVSSAEQGLLAKCEGGTLFLNQISELSLAHQGMLLGLLETDTYRAIGSTVDRVADVRIICSSQQDLAQLCQTGAMREDFYYRINGLCLNILPLNQRRKDIIALAEHFVEIYSQQLSSTVVRLSQPGRDHLLNYGWPGNVRQLKQAIYSGISLADNTFELTVEHLSLPSFNQAFGYFDDSFEGTLDQATKQFEADILRRLYPAYPSTRLLAKKLGISHTAIANKLREHGIAKKRVRDTL encoded by the coding sequence GTGCGTTTAGAAGTCATTTGTGAAAACCGTTTGGGCATTGCGCGAGAAATATTAACGCTATTGGCCAGCTTTGATCTTAACTTGCGTGCAATCGATGCTGATCAAACCGGCCGGATTTACGTTCACTTTCCAAAATTAGAATTTAGTGAATTTCAGTCTCTGATGCTCAATATCCGAAAGATTGAAGGCGTAAATGATGTACGACGGGTACCACATTTACCTTCCGAGCAAGAGCATTATGGTTTACTAACATTATTAAAAACCATTCCGGATCCTATTTTTTCAATTGATGCCAAAGGGCAAATAACTCGGGCCAATGAAGCCGGAATTAGTTTGTTACAATGCCAAGATCAGGTATTAACCGCGAGCTCATTACAACAATGGATAAGTGGCTTTTCATTTAGTAAGTGGCTAGCCAGTGACGATGTTACGCCGCAAGTGTGTAAAGTGACGGTTGCAACGATTGAATATTTAGCTGAAATCATGCCGGTCTATTTTTCTGATGGTGAAGAAGAGGCTGATATCTTAACCGGTGCCGTCGTGATATTAAAATCATCCGTTAGAATCGGTAAGCAATATAACGCCCTTAACCAACGCAGTAATCCACTGAATGGCTCTGATAGTTTTCGCCCGGTAATTGCGCAATCTCCGTCGATGAAAACCCTGATTAAACAGGCCGGAATATTCGCGACGTGCCAAGCACCCATTTTAATTCAAGGTCAAACAGGTAGTGGTAAACAACTGTTGGCGCGGGCATGTCACGCGGCTAGCTCACGACACAACAAACCATTTGTGGTGCTCAATTGTGCTAATTTGTCGCCACTAACGGCTGAGCTGGAGTTGTTTGGCCAATCGGCGCCAAACCAAAGTTTTACTCAGGACGTTTCATCAGCAGAGCAGGGTTTACTGGCGAAATGTGAAGGGGGCACGCTCTTTTTAAATCAAATATCTGAGTTATCTTTAGCGCACCAAGGTATGTTATTAGGGTTGCTTGAAACCGATACGTACCGTGCAATTGGCAGCACCGTCGACAGGGTAGCCGATGTCCGGATTATCTGTTCTTCGCAACAAGACTTGGCTCAGTTATGTCAAACGGGTGCAATGCGAGAAGACTTTTATTATCGTATTAATGGCCTATGCCTAAATATATTACCGCTGAATCAACGTCGTAAGGACATAATTGCCTTGGCGGAGCATTTTGTTGAAATATACAGCCAACAATTATCGAGCACAGTAGTACGATTATCTCAACCTGGTCGCGATCATCTGTTAAATTATGGCTGGCCTGGCAATGTGCGGCAGCTTAAACAAGCAATATATAGCGGTATTAGCTTGGCAGACAATACGTTTGAACTGACGGTTGAACATTTGAGCCTACCATCATTTAATCAAGCTTTTGGCTATTTTGATGACAGCTTCGAGGGCACGTTAGATCAGGCAACCAAACAATTTGAAGCTGATATATTACGGCGGTTGTACCCAGCCTATCCTAGTACTCGATTATTAGCTAAAAAGCTCGGGATCTCTCATACCGCGATAGCCAATAAACTGCGTGAGCATGGTATTGCTAAAAAACGCGTTCGTGATACTTTATAA